The genome window AAACTGACGCTTCTAGTAGACTGGATAAGCTGGTTTTTTCAAATTGCTGTaagatgcaaaatataaaaaaaatattaatctattttctGCACATAATATTCACATATAATTAACGCTCCATACGgcgaatcaaaataaattaatatcaattaaattcgaCGTAGCGATAAACGCTTCTCATcgaatttaaaacaaaattaaaatattcatcactattatacgtattaaaattacttttggtTTGGAGATGACTGGTGGTTCGGGTGTTTTCACTCGTTCCTTGTGCGGAGCATGAAATTCAGTGTACGATGCTGATCCACGTTCCGCGTAATTCTGCGACGACGTGGACGGTGCAGCGATCGAGTGATTCGACGGTTTGTTCAAAGATTCAAATTGACGAATCGGCGATCGTCGGACAGAGGACATGGTGTGCGACGGATTATATGGTATCTGCGTGTGATCCATCACCGGTGCGGGTACAGGTTGTGGCGCGGGTACCGGTGCAGGGAGCAAGGGTGGACGGATCGCCGATGGCGGTAGCGGTGCTTGGATAGGAGGAGTGACATTCGGCTGATTGTACATGACAGGACCGGAAGAATATTCGGTCGGAGGTAGGATGTGCgacggcggtggcggtggcggtggttCGAAATTCATTGGAGGTACACTCGATATGGGTTCGAAATTCATAAACGGCAGTCCACTCGAAATAGGTAGCATAGACGATGGCGGCAGTGACGGTGGACCTGGTTGATGCATGTACGTTGGAGGCGCTATAGATGCTGGTGCTGatgatggtggtggtggtggtcgAGGTTCCGGTTCTTGTTGATACACAGGTAGTGGATTGAGCAACGGTGCAATTCCTTCCATCGCGGGTTGTACGTATCCACCGCTGTTTACACCGGTCGGCATCATCGCTTCGTTTCTCAGTTGTCTCGCCAGTTCGTTGATGAAGGGCGAACGTTTCCTCGTACGCTTCTCCACCGATCTGCTACGCGTTCGTGTGCGACTTCGACGACGAGGACTGTAACGTCTGCTTGCTGGTGAACGACTTGAGCGTCTTCTCAGACGTTCCGTACTGCGGCTCCTCCGATCGTGAGATCGACTTCTCCGGCTTAACATTTAAAGCAGTTACAATTGCGATGTGTTAAAATAAAGTCATTAAGATACAATCTCTGTTACATTTTTAGTAGatatatctgtatacattataataagaatataaaatttatgcaaaaaatgtttgtGAGAAATTATAGCTATCAAgtaaatatactaataaaacatatatttgtacaaaataatttgtacagTGGTTCTTATAGTAtgcgcgcacacgcacacatacgcacacacacatacagacACGTaccgtaaaaaaagaaagaaaaattatttttaaataattaatacatttttctaaaccTCTTTCTCGAAACAGAAAGAGTTGAAAGTATCTGAAaatcttttaacaaaaattaagaattattttcctCACCGTTCATGTATCCATTCAGTGCGTCTCCTTCGCGACCGTTCAGGGCTCCATCTTTTATCTACGCTGGATCTTCGTTCTCCGCTAAGTCGTCTAGGACTTCTTCGTCGATCTGGACTTAACATGATGGGACTTCTTCGATCGGAAAAGTGTCGCGGTGAATTTTTTCGTTTGCCTGGACTGTATCGGTGAGGACTTCTATGTTTCTCCGCGCTTTTGACAGGACTCCTACGACGCTCTGGACTTAACACAAAAGGACTTCGTCGTCGATGGGGACTCGACCGAAGTCTATCGGGAGTTCTACGCCTTATCGGACTAGGTCTGGAATAACGATCAAACGATTTGCTCCTGCGATGTTCCCTGCTTCGTTGTGCTTCGCGCTGCGCTCGTTCCCTATTCTGTTCTTCCGTGATGCTCTGAATAGCTTCAGCTTCCGTACCAGGTGGGACTACATTGTCCGAATCAAGCAAATGTTTAATCGCCTTCTCTTTTTCGGCAAGGAGCTTGCTCTCAGTATCTCTCTTCGTTCGCATCTTATCCCGTTCGATGTCCTTTGTGCTTTTCAAAGGGTCTCGACGAATCTCCTCGcgtttcttctcttctttcttcggTTTTACACGACTGTAAGATCCCTTAGGCTCAGGACGATGACGTTCcctataattacttttaccaTCATTTATTTGCTCAAAAAATAGCAAGcctgttataaattttcttattaaatagatACACAGTAATATACACAGCAAAATGTACAAATTgtctaataatatttgcaacttataattaaactgcaaaaaaattaagctgtaatacatttctatacaatataaattaatataattaattcaaattaacaCAAGTCACAGTCAATTCTCTTGTACTGgacttgtatataaaaaaaacatctcATACAATAgcactgtatatatatgtatatatatatatatatatatatattgttatatgttgtgcatatatatatatatatatatatatatatatatatatatatatgcttgcacaagatataataacaataatataatattaagtaaaaactatttaaactAATAACACTACCTAGAGGATCGTCTCTCTTTTCGTTCCACAACATTTTTCTTGTCTTGCTCGTTCTCACGATTTCTCTCTTCATCTCCTTCCCAAGCATCTACGACATCCAATCCTTGCATAAAGTCTTCATCGTCAAGGAACTCTTGCAGTTCTTCATCTGGTATCTCCTTAAGGCCCTCAATTGCACGTTGCACATCGATATTTTTCAACGAGGCATCTTTAATTATCTCATGAGATTGTTTCACATGAATCTTGCCAgtagttttcattttttcactttgCTTTACATCCATTTGATTGTCATCTTTATCGTTTGTATTCTTCATGTTGCTCACCAACTCGTATGATTACTTCAATAGTTTGAAATAAtctatacaaaatattctttcaattatatcAACTTTTGAAATTTGCACAAAACTTAACTACTCCGCTTGTATTCACATAGTTAGCGTTGTATTCACATTGGcttcaaataaattcttatagaAAGTATGTTCGAACATAACATGTTCGAACAAATAATTTGACACAATTGATAGGATTgtgttatttcaattatatgacTGGTTAATCATATACAGTATCTATaatctctatattttatcCATATTTGAGTATGTCTGTAACATAACAAAGTTATTTTACCTTCAACAtgcttattaaaattcaatgtaACACTGTAGtttttaacgttttaaaaatatcttgattttgacaacatataaaatttttgttaaatttttttattcatacgcAACTGACAGGTGCAATAATTCAACATACGTAAaatgtcaattataaatatgcttaatttaaattaagataattaattgtaaaacaaCAGATTATTTGATTCTTATTAGATTAAGAAGAGACTACTTTATAATCAAACCTTCACTAACTTGGCTTTAGCAATTGACAATCATTAAATCATCTGGAGCATCTttttaacaaagatagaattatatatatatatttttttttattatttggcataggaaaaaaattaaattagaaatgatGAATAATGAATAGTTAGAAATTTTGCTACAGGCAATTTCTGACTTCATAGATTAggttaattagaatttaatcgACGAGGTTCCTATTTTGTCTCTTATgcgtgaaaaaaatgttgcaagGAGGAATTGCAGTACTATTGCAGAGCTTTCGCATAATCAAAAATTGCACGTATCGACAATAGGACGGCAGCTAGAaagacatatttaaataaagatgtatacttgttttaacaaaattgtgAATGCGCGACTGAAACAATACCCTTAATGTGAAGAATGAGTGCCAGTCCGACGAAAAaatcctctcttcctctctattccaCCATATTGCTCATCTATAACCTAACTTTTGATTAGATCAAATATCTTGTATGACTCGTGTACGCGAGGTTTCACTCATCTTAgcgtatttttgcaattttataattcttatttttgctGTATCGttccttaaatttattaataacgccAGATGcacattgtaaaaaatttcctattatttttttataaattgtgaaattttacattgaaatatatttaacaatctcTCTATAAAGTTTCGTACTGGAACGAACTGAACCGAActgtatgagagagagagagagagagagagagagaaagaaagagagagagagagagaaaaagggagaaatAGAACAAAGCTCTGATAATGAGTATAtatagattctttttttagttttactaTTCAACTTCCTGTGCTGAAAATGAAATATGACattggaaagaaaaaagatgaaaagtacagaaaacaataatgatacatgtaattattatgattactacaattattatatgtataattattatgattattataagcagtaaaaattatataatctaaaaaaagatacaaaatttattaagataatcagaaagttttaaatatacactATCTAGTAAAACATTTAGTTTCTTCATTACaacaaaataaagatattttatatttgtaaaaaatcgtatttattttaatttcgttaTGCTAAGAGTTATAGctcgcaaatattttatatgaattcataaatcatacatatatattcataagtAATAGTTATATACTAGTAGTATATGTGTGAATATCAGAAAGGAAAATTTAATCCTTTACATATGattgtttttatacatgttcATCAAAGTCATACTCTgtgaatttatacattttttaagtctggaaaatatataaatattctaattagaCAACACTTATAGTTGAacctatattttaaattaatgacttCTCTCTagtaatgttataaaaatgaaattagaatgatcaaattataaaaagttcttAATGTTTGGTCCATGAATGTAAGAAAACGTATGTGACGTGTACACATACTTGCATAGGACCATCACGGTTTCTTGTAGTACAGCAATTCGCTGTAAGTCTTTCTGAACTGTAACATATGTAGCAATGTCTTCTCTATTATTTTTGGTATCCAACTGTCTACAAAGCACTCAAATTGTCGAATGATGTGATTTTGACTGTTCTCATCATTTAGGATTATAATTACTGCTATAGGATTATCCATCTTTtctaatgtacatataaaatctaGCTTGATATCATTCGTCCCATCAGCGTTCAATTGTTCCACCACTCTGTCTGACATAATAGCTTCTTTCTCCAGAAGACTTAATTGAACATccaataaagttttattatttttctttctgttaTACCATACACATTTATTGCCTGTGCAATGGAACGTTATCTTTTGTTGACTTCTAGTATGCACATCGGACAATACTTCAACTTTTTGTTGCTTTGTTTCTTGATCAAGGACCTCgacttgtaatttaaaaatcatttcgaAGATatctcttattaaattaaaaatcaggAAATACCAATTATCTTTCTTATACTGCTCCTTGTTAGAGATATCTGTACGTTTTTCGAAATCTTCTGGTAATCCAGCATGAAGGAAACGACCagcttttattatacttttaaatttcgttttccttttcttcgtTGGTATCAGTTGAGGAGGTACTGTATTAAATAacgttttcaataaattttcataattatttgctttagcGGCTGCACAGATTTCGACACTAAACGCGCAACAATTTTGGAATGCTATTAATGCGCGGTCCGATGTAATTGCAGCTGTATTCTGATTAAGTTCAATCGGATCTTGAAGGCATAATGGTTTGTGAATATCTAATTTCTTGGCACTATTCTCCATGACGCAAGTTTTGTATCTGTCCATATAATCGGGTAATTTGTCTATTTGTGCAAAGTCAACTGCTGAATATGTTTTTCCGTCCAACAAACATATTACGCATGAATTAAAGGAAAACGTAGCATAAAAGGAGAAGAAATTGTGAAATAGTTCTGCAATACTACTGCTATTATTGATGGGTGGTAATAcagtattttcattaaaattgactTGCCATCCATTTATGATGTGTGGAACACAAGTTTTTTGGAGATCTAATAAAGGCGGAAGAAGACCGACTGGTTCTTgttgaagataaaaaataataagacacACTAATCCGTAACTAGAAATTCTTCCGATGCCCGAAATTCCAAAATGCCTTGCCCAATACTTGATGAACAGCATTAATGGTTGTAATCGAGGATCTCGTGATGCACAATAACGTaggaaattacttttataaatacctAGGCCATTTTTGAAAGAGATATCACACGAGACATTAGTCGGCATATAACGAAACTTTATAATAGGTGTTTTCGCTTTAGggattgatattatattagaaaagacAGATTTCATActgtacataatttttcttactcTTCTAAATATCGTTAGCGTTAGCTTAAACGGTGGAATATCCGGTTTATGATAAGACGGtgataaatcttaaataaaaaatgaaaattatttaattattattaaacatatataacgatattgtaattgtaatatatacgaTAGTAAAATAATGTCTTACCGATTTCACCAACATACATATAGATGTCCAAATCACTTTCTTTAAAACTCAATCCAGCCACTGTTGAGccaaatttatatgtttgacATTCTGGAAAAACTGGTCTGAATATCTCATTCAAGTGAGTGCAAATGACATCGTATCgtgtttttaaatcaaattcagtaagttgtattgtatttaaaagtgCTGTTAATTGACCGTCAAATGTTACTTCAGTTTCAATAACGTTCTTTATACGATCGTAACTTATTGGatcttcttcttcctcattcgatatattattagttttctTCCCTagtgaaataataaacaaatattttattaaataacgtTCATAAAAGAAATAGGAATAGTAAGTATGATACTGttttatataagagaaatttgTCTTTACCTCTGTCAACaccattttctttatttttcttaatcctTCTCagacataatttttcatttggaAACCAATTTGACTTgctcattaaaatattaacaggTGAGCTGTAACATTACAaggaaatataaatgaaatatctcATATGTACAATGACTtacatatttgcatttttcaagGTATTAAgagtatgtttttatttttcttttctctaaattaacgatataaatatattaatcataatgtagaatataaattGACACATTAAAGTaaatctttatcaaaattcaagcaaaatagaaataatgtatttaaatatatttaataacaatataaaagaaatttatataaaataaaataataaatataaaataaaatcttaatatatttaaaattatatgagttattaaaattaactataattaaCTACAGCTATTATTTGTTCCttatcacaaatatttatcataaattaccTATCATAGTACTCAATCCATAAGGAATTCCGTCTATAACGTTCCCTTTTAACTCGTCCAAACTGGTGGAGAAATCTCGTTAAATCCTCTCGCGATATAGTTCTTGGTAAAGGAGCAATGCAAAGTGTTTTTGGTAAATAATACTGATCTTCTTCTCGAAATTTATGCTCTTGTGATTTCACTGGACGATTTGAACTTGTAGCAGCTtgattatttgcataattaacaGGTTCAGCAGATGATTTagaattcattattaaatacacGGTATGtgcaattgtttaaataattattaatttgttatattgatttgtctcttttttcctTACTCCTTTGCAGAAAATATCAGTTACTTAGCagtaatatgttaaaaataaagataaattttttttttttttttaaataaagagttcaaaagatgaatattttcaaaagtttaatGCTTGACCGTGTTTAGTAATCactttcaagaaatattttatttcaatatatccTTTTAAATTTCCATCACAGAGAATAACACTGTTTTCAGattcaagaaatattaagCCATCTTCCTTTGCCTTctcaaaattgatataaataaaaagttccGCACTTTGACGCAAGCcgttaat of Anoplolepis gracilipes chromosome 8, ASM4749672v1, whole genome shotgun sequence contains these proteins:
- the LOC140668575 gene encoding uncharacterized protein, translated to MKNTNDKDDNQMDVKQSEKMKTTGKIHVKQSHEIIKDASLKNIDVQRAIEGLKEIPDEELQEFLDDEDFMQGLDVVDAWEGDEERNRENEQDKKNVVERKERRSSRERHRPEPKGSYSRVKPKKEEKKREEIRRDPLKSTKDIERDKMRTKRDTESKLLAEKEKAIKHLLDSDNVVPPGTEAEAIQSITEEQNRERAQREAQRSREHRRSKSFDRYSRPSPIRRRTPDRLRSSPHRRRSPFVLSPERRRSPVKSAEKHRSPHRYSPGKRKNSPRHFSDRRSPIMLSPDRRRSPRRLSGERRSSVDKRWSPERSRRRRTEWIHERRRSRSHDRRSRSTERLRRRSSRSPASRRYSPRRRSRTRTRSRSVEKRTRKRSPFINELARQLRNEAMMPTGVNSGGYVQPAMEGIAPLLNPLPVYQQEPEPRPPPPPSSAPASIAPPTYMHQPGPPSLPPSSMLPISSGLPFMNFEPISSVPPMNFEPPPPPPPSHILPPTEYSSGPVMYNQPNVTPPIQAPLPPSAIRPPLLPAPVPAPQPVPAPVMDHTQIPYNPSHTMSSVRRSPIRQFESLNKPSNHSIAAPSTSSQNYAERGSASYTEFHAPHKERVKTPEPPVISKPKQFEKTSLSSLLEASVSAKDSSNIPVLYPGFKPEIMRHCEQALCQLPLEDPRLKMKGRFFYDRNEEDHTKNDPEDHSSNSILLQKGKTKIFWEESNVEQQIPIPKSTTQMHQKICQTDEVETETKGVQVYVTMTDAETQVYSHDLQQIKEEKRPIMDRLDWSIRETYEYAPKFREADDLRWSLSNSSQRRSYRQPSPSRRSVDEHEHHVDSMDHGSRSVRLESPVRSRDDFSAHNTRDHYNHNRYSPDYHRRSMERNDFHDRRSDHSRGESPMELEESDDELVDDHTFQREHDWHGRGKVKDKSHALRGKHLGGKQYRSHGSFRGKF
- the LOC140668576 gene encoding speckle targeted PIP5K1A-regulated poly(A) polymerase-like, which encodes MNSKSSAEPVNYANNQAATSSNRPVKSQEHKFREEDQYYLPKTLCIAPLPRTISREDLTRFLHQFGRVKRERYRRNSLWIEYYDSSPVNILMSKSNWFPNEKLCLRRIKKNKENGVDRGKKTNNISNEEEEDPISYDRIKNVIETEVTFDGQLTALLNTIQLTEFDLKTRYDVICTHLNEIFRPVFPECQTYKFGSTVAGLSFKESDLDIYMYVGEIDLSPSYHKPDIPPFKLTLTIFRRVRKIMYSMKSVFSNIISIPKAKTPIIKFRYMPTNVSCDISFKNGLGIYKSNFLRYCASRDPRLQPLMLFIKYWARHFGISGIGRISSYGLVCLIIFYLQQEPVGLLPPLLDLQKTCVPHIINGWQVNFNENTVLPPINNSSSIAELFHNFFSFYATFSFNSCVICLLDGKTYSAVDFAQIDKLPDYMDRYKTCVMENSAKKLDIHKPLCLQDPIELNQNTAAITSDRALIAFQNCCAFSVEICAAAKANNYENLLKTLFNTVPPQLIPTKKRKTKFKSIIKAGRFLHAGLPEDFEKRTDISNKEQYKKDNWYFLIFNLIRDIFEMIFKLQVEVLDQETKQQKVEVLSDVHTRSQQKITFHCTGNKCVWYNRKKNNKTLLDVQLSLLEKEAIMSDRVVEQLNADGTNDIKLDFICTLEKMDNPIAVIIILNDENSQNHIIRQFECFVDSWIPKIIEKTLLHMLQFRKTYSELLYYKKP